From the Planktothricoides raciborskii GIHE-MW2 genome, the window CATAGTCTTCTTGGGGAATTGTTTCTGGTAGCGACAGATTTAAACCCATCACTACCAGACAATGCAAAGAAACAATTAAACAATGTTAATCTCGAAACTGGTGGTATCGCTGCTCAACCCGGTTTCATCGGCCACTGTCACCGAGAAACGGTCTGTGCGTACCCCCATTGGATCGCTCATGTAAACGCCTTCACTCGTCGTCAAGTAAAGGGTTTCACCGACCAGTCCCACATAAGAAAGATCGGACATACTCGGTGACATTCCGAGGGTCGTGCTACCAACAACACCGGATAAATCTGCATCCGTCAGCTTCTCAACGGTACTGCCGTTATAGCGATAGATTTCCTGACCGCTGCCATCGTTGCCGACCCAAAATAGATCGTCAAAAGCGTCGCTCACATAATTACCCGACTCATCAAAAATCCCGGAGTTAAACAGCCACTCATTCTCCGTGCTTTCGGAACTGAGTAAGGTAGTCTCGGTGCCATCGTAGCGATAGATTTGCCCATCACCAATAAAGAACAAGTCGCCGTTTGGACCTTGCTGTACCATTAACCCGATAATCGAATCGAAATTCCCAGAAGTAATCTGAGTTGCCGTAGTGCCGTTATAGGTGAACAGTTCCCGACCACTGCCATCATTTCCCGTCCAGTATTTGTTGGAGCTAGAGTTTTCCAGAAACGCTAAAAGATTGTCACTGCTAGTGGTGCTTAATTGGGTCGTCGTGGTGCCATTGTAGAGATAAATTTCCCCATCCCCTTCAAATAAAAGGCTGGAACTCATCGAATCGGACATCAACCGTGAACTTAGGTTGGTGAAATCTCCGTTGGTCAGTTTTTCCACCTGATTGCCGTCATAGCGGAACAACTCTTTGCCGGTGCCATCCCCACCAATCCAGTAAGGTACTAAAGTGTTATTTTGATAGACCGGAACAATCTGATTATCGCCAGTGGTGGTTAACTGAGTCAGTCCCTCCATGTCTGGATTCTGGATCGCTGCTGTATCATAAACATAGATATCGCCCAGGAATCCACTGTCAGCACTTGCTGCCGCGTTCCCTTGCCAAATTAACAGGGGATTTATATTCAAGGAATCAAGCACGTAGAGGCGATTGGCATTAGCGAAATTTTCCGATGTCAGTTGGATTGCAGGCTGGAATTCCCCTTGAGTCGCAAACAAATTGAACCCCGCACCCTCATTCGCGAGTAGATACATCGGACTCGAATTGCTACCATCAAACCCCATTGAAGCCGTAACGCTGGCGATCGCGGAAAAATTGTTACTCGTTAGTTGATTGGCAAACCCCGACCCCGGGGACAGCATGAACAGTTCTACCCCCGCACCGTCATTGCCGGAATAAATCAGCGACATATTGCCGGAACTATAGGATTGGTAAAGAGGAAAAGAGTTATCACTGCTGTTAGTGGAAAGGTTCCGAAGACTGCCATCATCGTTCTGTTCGTAATACTCTCCATTGCTGTACATCATATTGGTGGCAGAGCGATAAAACTGGAACGGTTCGCCTAAGTTATCATCCGTAAGCTGGTAGGTATCCGTGCCATCATTGCTAAACAATTCATAACCGCTTCCAGTGTCGCCAATCCAGAATTTTTGAGGCAAGAGCGTTAAACGGAAATTATTCGTGGTGCCGTTATCAATTTGAGTCAGCGGCATGGCAGAGAAAGACTCG encodes:
- a CDS encoding cadherin-like domain-containing protein, with protein sequence MIVNIEKAFNANYYRSLYSDIASFNDEEALQHWQTLGIAENRQFSPLIDLEHYRSVNADLQELDSTSLLDHLINFGIDEGRNFSPHVDLNYYRSIYADLADLTPAEAFEHLFTFGINEGRNFSPHVDLNYYRSIYADLADLTPAEAFEHLFTFGINEGRNFSPHVDLNYYRSIYADLADLTPAEAFEHLFTFGINEGRNFSPHVDLNYYRSIYADLADLTPAEAFEHLFTFGINEGRIYFPTSEEIGETEEGEDEIVGLEGEQTSATNVSDFDNFDTGDNTGDNTGDNAGESFSDSDNTDSNKTDSNNAESDTSSIEQESAFLPNLSFGGNASSDSNISSGDTNTGGDTGNTTSGDTGGDTGNTTSGDTGGDTGNTTSGDTGDDTGDTTSGDTGDDTGEDPVGSVTNTAPTVDSNATRWLELAQGETATITQGQLNFTDDQTTDASEIIYTVEGMPSKGNLQLNGQTLSDGDTFTQADINAGILEYVQSESFSAMPLTQIDNGTTNNFRLTLLPQKFWIGDTGSGYELFSNDGTDTYQLTDDNLGEPFQFYRSATNMMYSNGEYYEQNDDGSLRNLSTNSSDNSFPLYQSYSSGNMSLIYSGNDGAGVELFMLSPGSGFANQLTSNNFSAIASVTASMGFDGSNSSPMYLLANEGAGFNLFATQGEFQPAIQLTSENFANANRLYVLDSLNINPLLIWQGNAAASADSGFLGDIYVYDTAAIQNPDMEGLTQLTTTGDNQIVPVYQNNTLVPYWIGGDGTGKELFRYDGNQVEKLTNGDFTNLSSRLMSDSMSSSLLFEGDGEIYLYNGTTTTQLSTTSSDNLLAFLENSSSNKYWTGNDGSGRELFTYNGTTATQITSGNFDSIIGLMVQQGPNGDLFFIGDGQIYRYDGTETTLLSSESTENEWLFNSGIFDESGNYVSDAFDDLFWVGNDGSGQEIYRYNGSTVEKLTDADLSGVVGSTTLGMSPSMSDLSYVGLVGETLYLTTSEGVYMSDPMGVRTDRFSVTVADETGLSSDTTSFEINIV